The Vicia villosa cultivar HV-30 ecotype Madison, WI linkage group LG1, Vvil1.0, whole genome shotgun sequence genome includes a region encoding these proteins:
- the LOC131643776 gene encoding uncharacterized protein LOC131643776 — MSSLAAARADNFYYPPEWDPSQGSLNTFHGQHALRERARKIDQGILIIRFEMPYNIWCGGCNSMIAKGVRFNAEKKQVGNYYSTKIWSFTMKAACCRQEITIQTDPKNCEYVIISGAQKKTEDFDVEDAETFELPADEEKGKLADPFYRLEHQEEDLKKKKEAEPVLVRLQRMSDARHSDDYAINKSLRAKLRSQKKRVAEEEAASRKRGLGIRLLPASEQDAAAAAKVKFSSKFEKNRKDKRALINSASIFPGLSASSMSGKRRLELESKRRKISASAASSLLAGGYKPSSWQKGASMNSRN; from the exons ATG TCCTCCCTTGCAGCTGCTAGAGCAGACAACTTTTATTATCCTCCAGAATGGGATCCAAGTCAG GGTTCTCTGAACACGTTTCATGGTCAACATGCCTTAAGAGAGAGAGCAAGGAAGATAGATCAGGGTATCTTGATTATAAG GTTTGAGATGCCTTATAATATATGGTGTGGAGGATGCAATTCTATGATTGCAAAGGGTGTCCGGTTCAATGCGGAGAAGAAGCAAGTTGGGAATTACTATTCTACAAAG ATATGGAGCTTTACCATGAAAGCTGCATGCTGTAGACAAGAAATCACCATCCAGACTGATCCAAAGAACTGCGAGTATGTGATCATCAGTGGGGCTCAGAAAAAAACTGAGGACTTTGATGTTGAGGATGCAGAAACTTTTGAATTACCTGCTGATGAAG AGAAAGGGAAGCTTGCAGATCCATTTTATCGTCTCGAACACCAGGAAGAGGacttgaaaaaaaagaaagaagctgAACCAGTGCTTGTGCGTCTCCAGAGAATGTCTGATGCCAGACATTCAGATGATTATGCCATAAATAAGAGTCTCCGGGCCAAACTTAGA AGTCAAAAGAAAAGAGTTGCTGAAGAAGAAGCTGCTTCTAGGAAAAGGGGCCTTGGAATTAGACTACTTCCAGCTTCAGAACAAGATGCTGCCGCAGCCGCAAAAGTGAAGTTTTCtagtaaatttgaaaaaaataggaAGGACAAGCGGGCATTGATCAACTCTGCTTCCATATTCCCAGGATTGTCTGCCTCATCCATGTCTGGTAAGAGAAGACTGGAGCTAGAGTCTaaaagaagaaaaatttctgCCAGCGCGGCATCTAGCCTTTTGGCCGGGGGATATAAACCGTCATCATGGCAAAAGGGAGCTTCAATGAATTCAAGAAACTAG